The DNA region GACATGCTCGGCCGCCAAAATAGGATTGCCGGCAGCCACACGCCCCACCAGGGGAACCAGCAGTTGTGCCAGCGCGCTGTTGGCATGGTGCAGCGCGCCGTTGCCGGCTTGTGTATCGGTGAGGCGAATGCCGCGAGAGGCACCCGCCGTCAGTTCGATGGCGCCTTTTTTGGCCAGTGCCTTCAAGTGGTCTTCGGCGGCGTTGGCCGATTTGAAACCCAAGGCGCGCGCGATTTCGGCGCGCGTCGGCGGAAAGCCGCTGCGCGCGATCTCGCTGCGTATGAGTTCAAGAATTTGCTGCTGACGCTCTGTTAGCTTAACGGCCATTGCAATCCAGACTGTGTTTTTATACAGTTATGGATTTTGCAGCATTTTCACATAAAGATCAAGCAGTCAGGACGCTGGCGATAGCCTTGGCAACGTAGTCGATGTTGCGGCTGTTAAGGGCAGCCACGCAGATGCGTCCGCTGCTGACAGCGTAAATGGCGTGTTCGTCGCGCAGGCGGTCGACTTGCTGGGACGTCAGGCCCGAGTACGAGAACATGCCGCGTTGGTCCAGAACGAAGTCGAAGTTTTGCGTAACGCCGTGGGCTTTAAGCTTTTCTACCAGTTGGACGCGCATGGTACGTATGCGTTCGCGCATGCCGGCCAGTT from Pollutimonas thiosulfatoxidans includes:
- the lexA gene encoding transcriptional repressor LexA, whose translation is MAVKLTERQQQILELIRSEIARSGFPPTRAEIARALGFKSANAAEDHLKALAKKGAIELTAGASRGIRLTDTQAGNGALHHANSALAQLLVPLVGRVAAGNPILAAEHVEREIGIEPSLFSQTPDYLLRVRGLSMRDAGILDGDLLAVKKSPEARNGQIVVARLGDEVTVKRFSKTGRQIELLPENPDFSPIVVSADDDFSLEGIAVGLIRNTPLH